The following is a genomic window from Armatimonadota bacterium.
CGTGCTGTCCCTTGTCGTCGCTCTCCGCCAGCTTCTCTTCGGCGAGCACATCAGCGATGTCTACCTGTTCCAGCAGGGGCTGTGGACGACGCTCCACGGCGGCGGGCTGTTCCACGTATCCGACGAGGGGGGCTCGCACTTCGGCACCCACTGGTCGCCGATTCTCTTCGCGTTGCTGCCGCTCTATGCCGTCTGGCCATCGGCCGTGCCGCTCCTCATCCTGCAGAGCGCGGCGATGGCCGCGGCGGCCTTCCCAGTGCATGCGATTCTGCGGCGCACATGGCCGGAGGGGGAGGCGCTGGCGCTCGCCGCGGGCCTGCTGCTCCTGCCGGCCATGCTGGGATCAACCCTGTGGCAGTTCCACGAGGTCGCCTTCGGCGTGGCGGCGTTCCTGGCGGCGCTGATGTACTTCGAACGTGGTCGGCCCCTGCGCTTCGCGCTCTTCGCCGCCCTCGCCCTGCTGGTGAAGGAGAGCTTCGTCGTACCTGTGGCGCTGTTCTCCCTCTATGCGGCGGCGAGGCGGCGCGGTTGGCGATGGGTGGTGCTGCCCGCCGTCGGCGCCGCGGCGTACGGCGCTGTCACGATCGGTCTCATCATGCCGCACTTCCGCACCGAGGAGTCGGGACGTCCCTTCCGCTACCTCTACGGGTACCTGGGACAGACGCCGACAGAGGCCGCGCGCTACCTCGCCTCCCACCCGGGGCGCGCCGTGCGCTTGCTGACCCGCGGGCGCAACCGCATATACCTCGAAGAGATATCGAAACCGTACGGCTACGTTGTCCCGCTGGGCGCGTCGCCGGTGATCTTCGGTGCGCCGGACGCCCTGGCCGTCATTCTGGCGCAGCCGTCACCGTGGCCCATGCGCGATCCGACGGCGCACTACTCGATGCTTATCGCGGCGGCGCTGCTCGTGGCTTTCGGTTCCTCCGTGAGTTCGTTGAAGAGGCGCCTAGGGATATCGGGCTCTGCTCTCGCGCTCGCCGCCGGNNNNNNNNNNNNNNNNNNNNNNNNNNNNNNNNNNNNNNNNNNNNNNNNNNNNNNNNNNNNNNNNNNNNNNNNNNNNNNNNNNNNNNNNNNNNNNNNNNNNCGACGGGACTTGGCCGATGCGCGCATGCTGCGTTCGCTCGGGAAAGCCGCGTTTCCTGCCTGACCAGTCCATCCGCGCGGGGAGGCGATTCCAACTCGGCGGAGAAGAACGTTGCAGCGAGAGCAGCCCCGGCCTGAACGCCGACACTTGCCGGAAGGGGGTGCGGAATGCGAAAACGAAAACCCGGCCGGTCGAGCAAAGTAGGCCTGCCTCCCGGCACGCCGGTGCACATCGGCGAGAAGAAGGCCGAGCGCGCGCGGCTCACGGTGACGGATTACGACGAGACGGCCACCGCAGAGCGGGAACTCGCCGCGCTCGACCAGTGCTTCGCGTTGACCGGCGTGCCCGGCGTCACCTGGATCAGCGTCGTCGGGGTTCATGACGTTGCTGTGCTGCAGCAAATCGGCGATTGCTTCCAGGTCCATCCCCTGGTGATTGAGGACATTTCAAACACCGAGCAGCGGCCGAAGCTGGAGGACTACCAGGATTACTTGTTCATCGTCCTCAAGGCCCTCGACAGTCCGACCGATGAGGGCGAGGTGAACGCGGAACAGGTGAGCCTGATTGTCGGGCCCAACTTTGTGATCTCCTTCGAGGAACGGGACAGCGGTCTATTCGATCCGGTGCGGGAAAGGGTCCGCAACGGCCGCGGCCGCTTGCGCAAGGCGGGTGCCGACTACCTCGCCTACGCGCTGATGGACGCAATCGTTGATCGCTACTTCGTCGTGCTGGAAACGATCGGCGAAAAGGTCGAGGACATCGAGGAGGAACTGGTCACGAACCCGACGACGGCGACGCTTCACACCATCCATCATCTCAAGCGCGAAATGATACTGCTCCGCCGCTCGGTGTGGCCGCTGCGCGAAGTCATCAGCGGGCTGAGTAGAGGCGAGTCACATCTCATTCGCGACACCACCGGGGTCTATCTGCGAGATGTCCACGACCATACCATCGAAGTGATCGACAC
Proteins encoded in this region:
- a CDS encoding DUF2079 domain-containing protein, encoding MNGTASRSRASAPPPATGTDYRLTSRDLGACVAVVLLFALPVVTQLIRESVAAVLIIAAALGTPAALAILLVPAGAAAYFIARSTLPWGWKGAACVVALIGWALLCKYLLAGQVALDVGASCSRLLLAAGAALIAVASFKWGRDRHLPYAAGAIGVLSLVVALRQLLFGEHISDVYLFQQGLWTTLHGGGLFHVSDEGGSHFGTHWSPILFALLPLYAVWPSAVPLLILQSAAMAAAAFPVHAILRRTWPEGEALALAAGLLLLPAMLGSTLWQFHEVAFGVAAFLAALMYFERGRPLRFALFAALALLVKESFVVPVALFSLYAAARRRGWRWVVLPAVGAAAYGAVTIGLIMPHFRTEESGRPFRYLYGYLGQTPTEAARYLASHPGRAVRLLTRGRNRIYLEEISKPYGYVVPLGASPVIFGAPDALAVILAQPSPWPMRDPTAHYSMLIAAALLVAFGSSVSSLKRRLGISGSALALAAG
- the corA gene encoding magnesium/cobalt transporter CorA; the protein is MRKRKPGRSSKVGLPPGTPVHIGEKKAERARLTVTDYDETATAERELAALDQCFALTGVPGVTWISVVGVHDVAVLQQIGDCFQVHPLVIEDISNTEQRPKLEDYQDYLFIVLKALDSPTDEGEVNAEQVSLIVGPNFVISFEERDSGLFDPVRERVRNGRGRLRKAGADYLAYALMDAIVDRYFVVLETIGEKVEDIEEELVTNPTTATLHTIHHLKREMILLRRSVWPLREVISGLSRGESHLIRDTTGVYLRDVHDHTIEVIDTIEALRDMVSGMLDIYLSSVSNRMNEIMKVLTIIATIFIPLTFLAGIYGMNFRYMPELAWHWGYPGLLAIMALAGGAMILYFRRRSWL